In Sulfuracidifex metallicus DSM 6482 = JCM 9184, a single window of DNA contains:
- a CDS encoding ethylbenzene dehydrogenase — translation MANGYTKLLVVGAIVVIAILLASYGADFVLNSAAQATSTVTAYYVPNASPDLGNPGSESFWSTIPWTSVPLVPTVPVPGGISGHTHFVYVKAAWTYVDNVPYIMILMKARNHGYISWMACPETTTTGKLWQPFSVEHAGWWVVNVSYKQSNESVASVNCIPVKDQIQYPPGEALANPIQIIAVNQSGKLVGEILGATGPGGHPLNGGNPIVITSLDLNYSGHMITSISQFVKMGLNDTTWGQNAYNEFYPEDTAKYVTLFYNSSFMYPERFAILWSLGGAPSDWYQIAYTPHMMPGTSGAISAGQDELWVLNDNPRANNTQDFGYPGPTLFSRNSTPPYAHYAAYNDPLNLGYLKDQGIIADAYVNGSSIYYIGGVPFIGFPALNTPQYNTWDLMNGMYNASKLWNPSVVATGITYRQTQTGTYWYAEFVRTFSTVGVSGGQGESHYQVQLSPGKTYHVAFAVFQGGAGESVDFKSISFWYNLYIEPASSSSYVAMLPMLMGLLIAPMVPLSMKTLKYPLLRLVALPFLKTFLKVSGHGKTKI, via the coding sequence ATGGCTAATGGGTACACTAAACTCCTCGTAGTTGGAGCTATAGTTGTGATCGCTATTCTGCTCGCTTCATACGGTGCTGATTTCGTACTTAATTCTGCGGCTCAAGCTACAAGTACGGTAACAGCTTACTATGTTCCCAACGCATCTCCCGATCTGGGAAACCCTGGATCTGAGTCCTTCTGGAGCACTATTCCATGGACTAGTGTACCTCTAGTACCAACGGTGCCAGTACCAGGAGGAATTTCAGGACATACCCACTTCGTCTACGTGAAGGCAGCGTGGACATATGTGGACAACGTCCCCTATATTATGATATTAATGAAGGCTAGAAATCATGGATATATCTCCTGGATGGCTTGTCCTGAGACTACAACTACGGGCAAATTATGGCAACCTTTCTCAGTAGAACATGCAGGTTGGTGGGTAGTCAACGTATCGTATAAGCAGTCCAACGAGAGCGTAGCGTCTGTCAATTGTATACCCGTTAAAGACCAAATACAATATCCACCGGGCGAGGCTCTTGCTAATCCAATACAGATTATCGCAGTAAACCAGAGCGGTAAACTAGTGGGAGAAATTCTAGGCGCTACTGGTCCTGGAGGACATCCGTTGAACGGAGGCAATCCAATAGTGATAACTTCCCTAGACCTCAACTACAGCGGTCACATGATTACTAGTATATCTCAGTTCGTGAAGATGGGTCTCAACGACACAACTTGGGGACAGAATGCATATAATGAGTTCTATCCTGAGGATACTGCTAAATACGTTACACTTTTCTATAACTCATCCTTCATGTACCCCGAAAGGTTCGCCATATTATGGTCCTTGGGAGGAGCTCCCAGCGATTGGTATCAGATTGCCTATACCCCACACATGATGCCTGGTACTTCTGGAGCAATATCTGCAGGTCAAGACGAGCTATGGGTATTAAACGATAATCCTAGGGCTAATAACACCCAAGACTTCGGCTATCCAGGACCAACTCTGTTCAGCAGGAACTCCACACCACCTTATGCCCACTATGCAGCGTATAATGACCCACTAAACTTAGGTTATCTCAAGGATCAGGGGATAATAGCTGATGCGTACGTTAACGGATCTTCAATATACTACATAGGCGGTGTACCTTTTATAGGCTTCCCCGCTCTCAACACTCCACAGTATAACACTTGGGATCTAATGAACGGCATGTACAACGCATCTAAGCTCTGGAATCCATCCGTGGTAGCTACTGGCATAACTTATCGTCAAACTCAAACTGGAACTTACTGGTACGCTGAGTTCGTGAGGACGTTCTCTACCGTGGGTGTATCAGGAGGTCAAGGAGAATCCCACTATCAAGTTCAACTATCTCCTGGCAAGACTTACCACGTTGCATTTGCTGTATTCCAAGGAGGAGCTGGAGAATCTGTTGACTTTAAGTCCATATCGTTCTGGTACAACTTGTACATAGAGCCAGCCTCTTCCTCCTCTTATGTGGCAATGCTACCAATGCTCATGGGTCTCCTGATAGCACCGATGGTTCCACTCTCAATGAAAACTCTAAAGTACCCGTTACTTAGACTCGTAGCTTTACCTTTCCTGAAGACATTCTTGAAGGTGTCAGGACATGGAAAAACGAAGATTTGA
- a CDS encoding glycosyltransferase, whose product MILFLFARSPVKQPQVNRYSSKDVTVVIPVYREDEGLFLDTVKSVASQGVRFVVIGDGCSSPYKEITSVFGGEFLEIPHSGKRRALAEGIKRVRTSLVLLLDSDTLVEQGGIENLASKFDDSIGGITPLVEELTTSNSSVYLISKVLSFFRKLNNRVLSKNGGIMVLNGQCSLFKTDVILPFITSQEFLRTKEGFIGDDREITIFLKEKGYKVVQDEDVRVFTSPPRDFNSLLKQMTRWFRAGYYYYVQELKRKVTPNPIYYYVLSYWYLLPILLTIEYMYTGFDLGYHLIRTTEHILERQGNLGLPILSDLLAFRRALVIFSVRLIKMAKTEVTSFDIFLKLAYSIVDFIFLGVLISSMKTRIRDSIYVLSAFPVMFMSSLTALLSVLLSTLISSIRRIVRGGMDT is encoded by the coding sequence TTGATATTATTCCTGTTTGCACGCTCTCCCGTGAAACAGCCTCAAGTAAACCGCTACTCCTCTAAGGATGTAACTGTGGTGATCCCAGTTTACAGAGAAGATGAAGGTCTATTCCTTGACACAGTTAAGTCGGTAGCATCTCAGGGAGTTAGATTCGTGGTAATAGGAGATGGCTGCTCTTCCCCTTACAAGGAAATTACTTCTGTCTTCGGAGGAGAGTTCCTTGAGATACCTCACTCAGGAAAGAGAAGAGCTTTAGCCGAAGGAATAAAAAGAGTTAGAACTTCTCTTGTTTTGCTCTTAGACAGTGATACACTAGTGGAGCAGGGAGGAATTGAAAATCTTGCCAGTAAATTCGATGACTCTATTGGAGGAATAACTCCGCTAGTAGAAGAATTAACAACGTCTAATTCGTCGGTATACTTAATTTCAAAGGTATTGAGCTTCTTCAGAAAGCTGAATAACAGAGTCCTTTCGAAGAATGGAGGTATAATGGTTCTAAATGGGCAGTGTTCGCTCTTCAAAACAGATGTAATTCTGCCATTCATAACATCACAGGAATTCCTGAGAACAAAGGAAGGTTTCATAGGGGATGATAGGGAAATTACTATCTTTCTCAAAGAAAAAGGATACAAGGTTGTTCAAGACGAAGACGTTAGAGTATTTACTTCACCGCCTCGTGACTTTAATTCATTATTGAAGCAGATGACCAGATGGTTCAGAGCTGGATACTATTATTACGTTCAGGAATTAAAGAGAAAAGTTACACCTAATCCCATATACTATTATGTGTTAAGCTATTGGTACTTATTGCCCATTCTTTTGACTATCGAGTATATGTATACTGGCTTTGATTTAGGGTATCACTTAATAAGAACCACGGAACATATTCTTGAAAGGCAGGGTAATCTTGGATTACCTATCTTGTCAGATTTATTGGCCTTCAGACGGGCTTTAGTTATATTTTCTGTAAGACTAATTAAAATGGCAAAAACAGAAGTTACTTCCTTCGATATTTTCTTGAAGTTAGCCTACTCCATTGTAGACTTCATATTCCTCGGTGTATTAATATCCTCCATGAAGACCAGAATCAGGGATTCAATATATGTGCTTTCAGCGTTCCCCGTGATGTTCATGTCATCCCTGACAGCGTTACTATCGGTATTATTAAGTACTCTAATTAGCTCAATTAGGAGAATAGTGAGGGGGGGAATGGATACATAA
- a CDS encoding Rieske 2Fe-2S domain-containing protein — MSHPKVIKVKGFSVITLEKNDKIYAWYSGCPHKRRPLDEAEIVGDTVICPFHGAVFSLITGDMLKPPQSKTPCEGCKLIRVNLEGEPTFEIDPFPVSLPHRK, encoded by the coding sequence TTGTCTCATCCTAAAGTAATCAAGGTGAAAGGATTTTCCGTGATAACTTTAGAAAAGAACGATAAGATTTACGCTTGGTACTCTGGGTGTCCTCACAAGAGAAGGCCATTAGACGAAGCTGAGATAGTTGGCGATACAGTGATATGTCCTTTCCACGGAGCAGTTTTCAGTCTCATTACTGGAGACATGTTGAAGCCACCGCAGTCTAAGACCCCATGTGAAGGGTGTAAGTTGATAAGGGTAAATTTGGAAGGTGAACCAACCTTCGAGATAGATCCATTCCCAGTATCTCTTCCACATAGAAAGTAA
- a CDS encoding DsrE family protein, with amino-acid sequence MAKNILIMINSGKDQKPKILTGLNLAVVGKQKHLFDDIKVIFFGPSEQMIADGDPEVMDMIKKLSEMGDKPMACQVVSDSMKITDKLKAVQTLNVTMIGPVLADLVSKGYEVLNF; translated from the coding sequence ATGGCAAAAAACATCCTTATTATGATAAACTCAGGAAAGGATCAGAAGCCTAAGATTTTAACTGGCTTAAATTTAGCAGTTGTTGGAAAGCAGAAGCACCTATTTGATGATATTAAAGTCATATTCTTCGGACCAAGCGAACAAATGATTGCAGATGGAGATCCTGAAGTTATGGACATGATCAAGAAGTTATCTGAAATGGGAGACAAGCCAATGGCGTGCCAAGTAGTATCTGACAGTATGAAGATAACAGATAAACTGAAGGCAGTTCAAACATTAAACGTAACTATGATAGGACCTGTACTTGCGGACCTTGTATCCAAAGGCTATGAAGTACTGAATTTCTAA
- the agl3 gene encoding UDP-sulfoquinovose synthase — translation MRVIVFGADGYLGWPLSLRLASRGHEVLMVDNLFTRRAVTEVGSDSAFPLPEPYKRVENAKKEAGVELKFQMGDVKDYEFVEQTIRDFKPDAVVDFAEQRSAPYSMIDVYHSVYTVENNVRGTINLIYAISKVNPDIHFLKMGTMGEYGTPSYPILESPEVEVEIGGKKDVISFPKKGGSYYHWSKVFDTYLLLWSLKDLGKLNRVTDIMQGPVYGTRTEEIKSEGVRTRFDFDEVWGTVVNRFCVEAVLGMPLTPYGKGEQKRGFLSLEDSMRALTALLENPPNGYRVVNQIHEVYSVNQIAEMVKKAGQSLGLNVEVQHVKNPRVEAEVHEYDVESKVLPQLGATPVKRMDEEVKLIIEDLIPYKSRLEKFRNSIMPRTDWKKGR, via the coding sequence ATGAGAGTTATTGTATTCGGAGCAGATGGATATCTGGGTTGGCCCCTTTCTCTTAGGCTGGCCTCGAGAGGACATGAAGTTTTAATGGTAGATAACCTTTTCACGAGAAGGGCAGTCACGGAGGTAGGATCGGATTCAGCCTTTCCCCTTCCTGAACCTTATAAAAGGGTTGAAAACGCAAAGAAGGAGGCAGGAGTGGAACTTAAGTTCCAAATGGGGGACGTGAAGGATTACGAATTCGTGGAGCAAACCATAAGGGATTTCAAACCAGATGCCGTGGTTGACTTCGCTGAACAGAGATCAGCGCCTTACTCAATGATAGACGTTTATCATTCAGTATACACTGTTGAAAACAACGTGAGGGGAACAATAAACCTGATCTATGCAATTTCCAAGGTAAATCCTGACATTCATTTCCTGAAGATGGGTACAATGGGAGAATATGGTACTCCTTCATATCCAATCCTGGAATCTCCAGAAGTGGAGGTAGAGATAGGTGGAAAGAAAGACGTTATATCCTTCCCCAAGAAGGGAGGAAGCTATTACCATTGGAGCAAGGTGTTTGACACGTACCTGCTTCTCTGGTCCTTGAAGGATCTAGGTAAGTTGAACAGAGTGACCGATATAATGCAAGGACCAGTTTACGGAACAAGAACTGAGGAGATAAAGAGCGAGGGAGTGAGAACCAGGTTCGACTTTGACGAGGTATGGGGAACAGTTGTAAACAGATTCTGCGTGGAAGCCGTGTTAGGAATGCCTCTTACGCCTTACGGAAAAGGAGAGCAGAAGAGAGGGTTCCTTTCGTTAGAGGATAGCATGAGGGCACTCACGGCATTGCTGGAGAATCCTCCAAATGGGTATAGAGTTGTAAATCAAATACATGAAGTTTATTCGGTAAACCAAATAGCTGAGATGGTAAAGAAAGCGGGCCAGTCGTTGGGATTGAACGTGGAAGTTCAACATGTGAAGAATCCCAGAGTAGAAGCTGAAGTTCACGAATATGATGTTGAAAGCAAGGTTCTTCCACAGTTAGGTGCTACCCCTGTTAAGAGGATGGATGAGGAGGTGAAGCTCATTATCGAGGACTTAATACCTTATAAGTCAAGGTTAGAGAAGTTTAGGAATTCTATAATGCCAAGAACTGACTGGAAGAAGGGAAGATAA
- a CDS encoding YeeE/YedE thiosulfate transporter family protein, with protein sequence MITFTAPMWVGLLIGFVIGGAAEAWGISNPETLIRLAKWEDRLFLDCILIGFAVATPVIFGLYAAGVGFHWSPKPLYIIGVGLGGILFGAGLAISGYFPGSIWMALGEGRRDAIYAIVGAILGAATWTVIYQTPVGSWLVNTLNFGSLVLGGKKVSPYVIQPLDGLTKFDMFIISLIYAAVLFTIAYYMPRYKGGFRSCIRANVEKRMSPIEVQKHIDTAVYLTDGGLPYGEGTIAKKVNEYYATEDNVTRWFMISVAGLVGLTVVLEMFLHQIFGESTTMSWIAGQLFLPDFKYSQIVFKGIGWEPFSDIGTLMGAFFASVFITRRFTSFRNVIPPSWVARFGNNQAVRFMGSFGGAYLMLLGARMAGGCASGHILSGGIQMALSGWEFAFAVFASMLLTARLLYR encoded by the coding sequence ATGATAACATTTACCGCACCCATGTGGGTCGGTCTCCTCATAGGTTTCGTGATAGGAGGAGCTGCTGAAGCTTGGGGAATCTCAAACCCTGAAACTTTAATCAGACTAGCGAAATGGGAGGATAGGCTATTCCTTGACTGCATACTCATTGGTTTCGCTGTGGCTACCCCTGTTATCTTCGGCTTATACGCAGCTGGAGTGGGATTCCATTGGTCCCCTAAGCCACTCTACATCATAGGCGTGGGTCTAGGAGGTATTCTCTTCGGTGCAGGACTTGCAATCTCGGGTTACTTCCCAGGTTCAATATGGATGGCATTAGGAGAGGGAAGAAGGGACGCGATATACGCTATAGTCGGTGCAATTCTAGGTGCAGCAACTTGGACAGTCATATATCAGACTCCTGTAGGTAGCTGGTTAGTTAACACCTTGAACTTCGGGAGCTTAGTACTGGGAGGAAAGAAAGTGTCACCTTACGTTATACAGCCTTTAGACGGATTAACTAAATTTGACATGTTCATTATCTCCCTAATTTACGCAGCTGTGCTCTTCACCATAGCCTATTACATGCCAAGATACAAGGGAGGTTTCAGGTCGTGCATAAGAGCAAACGTTGAGAAGAGGATGTCTCCTATTGAGGTACAGAAACACATTGATACCGCAGTATACTTAACCGATGGTGGTTTGCCATACGGAGAGGGAACAATAGCTAAGAAGGTAAACGAATACTACGCAACGGAGGACAACGTAACTAGGTGGTTCATGATATCCGTGGCTGGACTAGTAGGGCTTACCGTAGTGCTGGAAATGTTCTTGCATCAAATATTCGGAGAGTCCACAACAATGTCTTGGATAGCAGGTCAGTTGTTCCTGCCTGACTTCAAATATAGCCAGATAGTGTTTAAGGGTATAGGCTGGGAACCTTTCAGCGACATAGGAACATTAATGGGAGCGTTCTTCGCGTCGGTGTTCATAACTAGGAGGTTCACCTCCTTCAGGAACGTGATACCTCCCAGCTGGGTGGCTAGGTTCGGAAATAATCAAGCCGTGAGATTCATGGGTTCATTCGGAGGAGCTTACTTAATGCTTTTAGGAGCTAGGATGGCTGGCGGTTGCGCCTCAGGACACATACTGAGTGGAGGAATTCAAATGGCACTTAGCGGATGGGAGTTTGCCTTTGCAGTGTTTGCTTCTATGTTGCTCACAGCACGTTTGCTTTACAGGTGA
- a CDS encoding DUF1286 domain-containing protein, translating into MVWGLLPSIPFLLLGYFLGYYLWWLAVASVLVGPSHMFLDMFTEAGVYVKKGKGSGGDMH; encoded by the coding sequence GTGGTATGGGGATTACTACCTTCAATACCTTTTCTGCTGTTGGGATACTTTTTAGGGTACTACTTGTGGTGGTTGGCTGTGGCTTCAGTCTTGGTTGGTCCTTCCCACATGTTCTTAGATATGTTCACTGAGGCAGGGGTATACGTGAAAAAAGGAAAGGGAAGTGGAGGAGATATGCATTAG
- a CDS encoding serine protease — translation MEIKKSILLIILVALVVVGAVGGFLIGQKSSAVMSTSDVTAVTETSTSSTVEVYAGDPPASVGNSEDYLINPVFPAHTIASQYGYVTLGNGRVFIGSLYNSGNGYLAGAKGAAVVASMFAGQPLSSYDYYLYITAPSTINVGGAVKTDSATVMFLASMLGQESYLNKSMYFLGDVGLEGYMYSTGVVYQRIVQLNQGGIYYLVVPKMMALAEGQNYQMAQEYAKAHNETLYTVCDIPQIYQIETSQGLPNPHGYIDFQANLSSGYNYMLEVYKSLYSHANSTAKEKASSYFSEAQKLANEGQYYQFYLPDNPMTLAIEAVYNGTSLPIDQAALKAQESGNLWAIETAAEAEYLYHGNMTDKIDSLAWAGLSESISAGPTITSYGLYQGVYNGFLVDMYAAEYYDAVTGSQYGNVTLLTNVMKNPNLVYDYGFFANYYAKLAMNFSEYFLKQLNSTSKNLVETSIQKYMENEVPLLEDQAAYYDGPSLVAYIFMNAGNSTYALYHAMPFIRMSENTEELTWYNSV, via the coding sequence ATGGAAATTAAAAAAAGTATTTTATTAATTATCTTGGTAGCACTTGTAGTTGTAGGTGCCGTAGGCGGTTTTCTTATAGGTCAAAAAAGCTCTGCAGTAATGTCCACTAGTGATGTAACAGCTGTAACTGAGACTTCCACCTCGTCTACGGTAGAAGTATACGCTGGAGATCCACCCGCAAGTGTAGGAAATAGCGAGGATTATCTGATTAATCCTGTCTTTCCTGCACATACAATAGCATCTCAGTACGGTTATGTGACGTTAGGTAACGGGAGAGTTTTCATAGGAAGTCTGTATAACTCAGGAAACGGATATTTGGCTGGAGCTAAGGGTGCAGCAGTGGTAGCTTCTATGTTCGCAGGACAGCCGCTCTCATCATATGACTATTATCTATATATCACGGCCCCTTCAACAATAAACGTAGGAGGTGCAGTAAAAACTGACTCAGCAACCGTTATGTTCCTAGCTTCCATGTTAGGGCAGGAATCTTACTTGAACAAGTCTATGTATTTCCTTGGTGACGTAGGTCTGGAAGGTTACATGTACTCCACTGGAGTAGTTTATCAGAGAATTGTGCAGCTAAACCAAGGAGGAATATATTACTTGGTAGTGCCTAAGATGATGGCTTTAGCGGAGGGACAGAACTATCAGATGGCTCAGGAATACGCTAAGGCTCACAACGAGACCTTATACACGGTATGTGATATCCCCCAAATTTATCAAATAGAAACGTCTCAAGGATTACCTAACCCTCATGGATACATAGATTTCCAAGCTAACCTTAGCTCAGGTTACAACTACATGCTGGAGGTTTATAAATCCCTTTATTCTCACGCTAACTCCACGGCTAAGGAGAAGGCTTCTTCTTACTTCAGCGAAGCACAGAAGTTAGCCAATGAAGGACAGTATTATCAATTCTACTTGCCCGACAATCCAATGACACTCGCAATTGAGGCTGTTTACAATGGAACTTCGCTCCCCATAGATCAGGCTGCACTAAAGGCTCAGGAGAGCGGAAACTTATGGGCAATTGAAACAGCAGCAGAGGCAGAGTATTTATACCACGGAAATATGACCGACAAAATTGATTCCTTGGCCTGGGCTGGCTTAAGTGAATCAATAAGTGCAGGACCTACTATAACAAGCTACGGCTTATACCAAGGAGTATATAACGGTTTCTTGGTAGATATGTACGCAGCTGAATACTACGATGCAGTAACTGGCTCTCAGTACGGTAATGTGACGCTGTTAACTAATGTAATGAAGAACCCTAATCTGGTGTATGATTATGGATTCTTCGCCAACTATTATGCAAAGTTGGCTATGAATTTCAGCGAGTATTTCCTAAAGCAGCTCAACTCCACTTCTAAGAACTTGGTTGAGACTTCAATACAGAAGTACATGGAGAACGAGGTACCTCTGTTGGAGGACCAAGCTGCATACTATGACGGTCCATCGTTAGTTGCTTACATTTTTATGAATGCTGGAAACAGCACATACGCGTTATATCATGCCATGCCTTTCATAAGGATGAGTGAGAACACGGAGGAGTTAACGTGGTATAACTCAGTTTAA
- a CDS encoding MFS transporter → MLSKKQLALISVGTSLSFWDIFNVPYIVDYSAQQFNVPTSSTIANLPLTTEMLGYFFGGATNGIISTLLGRKKGLVFTMLMIAIGSLVGFLSQNFLELAIAELLIGFGIEGEIAVIPAYVSEMTSASFRGRAVGLVNLGGFLMTLVVGPIAVFLGEEYWRLLFVAGLSLSLFSVMFRLTLPESQRWETSRGEKVRINKEIILLTLVWFFSYFAGYSLFSGSIFSIIQNKGFADAPLYFTYILYGDPLGVTLSSLLNDKIERKWSSSLSNVLSGVAIIGWAILSGLPFLIVAFISMFFQGFKFPTMYAYTAENLNNRVRSLGMGIADGIGHLGGVVGPLVVSLAYGYSPLYAIFTMGIASMISGIMLLKGRKVNNIELEQIAQEIKE, encoded by the coding sequence ATGTTATCGAAAAAACAGCTAGCCTTAATTTCAGTCGGAACGTCGTTGTCCTTTTGGGATATATTTAATGTACCTTACATCGTGGATTATTCAGCCCAACAGTTCAACGTTCCTACTTCTTCAACTATCGCTAACCTCCCCCTTACAACTGAAATGTTAGGCTACTTCTTCGGTGGTGCTACTAACGGAATTATATCTACATTATTGGGAAGGAAGAAGGGATTGGTGTTCACCATGTTGATGATAGCAATCGGTTCTCTTGTTGGTTTTCTCTCTCAGAATTTCCTTGAGTTGGCAATTGCAGAGCTTCTCATAGGGTTCGGAATAGAGGGCGAAATTGCCGTAATTCCTGCTTACGTTAGCGAGATGACGTCGGCTTCATTCAGAGGTAGAGCAGTAGGTTTAGTTAATTTGGGGGGTTTCCTTATGACCTTGGTTGTAGGACCAATTGCCGTGTTCTTGGGTGAGGAATACTGGAGGTTGCTTTTCGTGGCTGGTCTATCTCTCTCACTGTTCTCTGTAATGTTCAGGCTCACCCTTCCCGAGAGTCAGCGTTGGGAGACGAGCAGGGGAGAGAAGGTAAGAATAAACAAAGAAATAATTCTACTTACCTTGGTGTGGTTCTTTAGTTACTTCGCAGGTTATTCCCTATTTTCAGGGAGTATTTTCTCAATTATTCAGAATAAGGGATTCGCTGACGCTCCATTATATTTCACCTACATTCTTTACGGGGATCCACTGGGAGTAACCTTGTCCTCTCTACTTAATGACAAAATTGAAAGAAAGTGGTCTTCTTCCCTTAGTAACGTTTTGAGCGGCGTGGCGATCATAGGTTGGGCAATACTCTCGGGTTTACCTTTTCTAATTGTGGCTTTCATATCCATGTTCTTCCAGGGGTTCAAGTTCCCCACAATGTATGCTTACACTGCGGAGAACTTGAACAACAGAGTAAGGAGCTTGGGAATGGGCATAGCAGACGGAATAGGTCATTTGGGAGGCGTTGTTGGACCTCTAGTTGTATCTTTGGCTTACGGATATTCACCGCTTTACGCTATTTTTACCATGGGGATTGCGTCCATGATATCAGGAATAATGTTGTTGAAAGGAAGAAAGGTTAACAACATAGAGCTAGAACAGATAGCCCAGGAAATAAAGGAATAA
- a CDS encoding zinc ribbon domain-containing protein produces MDKTFQGVNVNLPLLAQSIDFYLQGKGYHTQNFVSGNSAVVQAKKTGLLRTIFGANRAFTVRMTGGQGYLDVNIGLADWIVGTSVAEDVITYLVLTPLAVVEGVEELWNLEIERQVMSEIERLIGTGQVTMQGYPNQPYQQNPYQQPYQYNNPYNNPYQQPNQGYTYQRNCPSCSSPLPPNARFCPSCGYKLY; encoded by the coding sequence ATGGATAAAACCTTTCAGGGCGTAAACGTAAACCTGCCTCTTCTGGCTCAATCCATTGATTTTTACCTTCAAGGTAAAGGTTATCATACACAAAATTTTGTGAGCGGAAACTCAGCCGTGGTGCAAGCCAAAAAGACGGGTCTATTGAGGACAATTTTCGGCGCAAATAGAGCCTTTACAGTTAGAATGACTGGTGGTCAAGGATATCTAGACGTGAATATAGGATTGGCAGATTGGATTGTAGGTACTTCAGTTGCCGAGGACGTGATTACTTACTTAGTTCTAACTCCACTAGCTGTCGTAGAAGGTGTTGAAGAGCTTTGGAATCTTGAAATAGAAAGACAAGTTATGAGTGAAATAGAGAGGTTAATAGGCACAGGTCAAGTTACCATGCAGGGATATCCTAACCAGCCCTATCAACAAAACCCATATCAACAGCCTTACCAATATAACAATCCTTATAACAACCCGTATCAACAACCCAATCAGGGATACACATATCAGAGGAACTGTCCTTCATGCTCATCCCCTCTACCTCCTAATGCTAGGTTCTGTCCTTCCTGCGGTTACAAGTTATATTAA
- a CDS encoding DUF929 domain-containing protein codes for MNKLVIAGALLIMIVVIMVAIIPSYIPHNSKQTSSISSSTYTEPAGVLAQPEYNVSQIPFGKFIKVSNQDLAPPGKVEVIEQSWIGCPVGAVASWAIYGALEKWGTFIYYNHTSDPLDTVAQNIPGLIFENFKPNSTVEFHVVYVYNEYLNGSAVLDNGTFLSGYPISENQLVPQGEKILNQSLKETLNQTDWYNISSLFIKYETQVKVEGYNNSSAYIVKPPHLNFGIIITGPNGTWVDATPLISPTYLRGMTVNEVWSQLDHNGGNLTAIVSAANYIELVINEASGTGAPVVSCF; via the coding sequence ATGAACAAGCTAGTTATAGCTGGGGCTTTATTAATTATGATTGTAGTAATTATGGTAGCAATAATACCAAGTTACATTCCTCATAACAGCAAACAGACATCATCTATTTCCAGCTCTACATATACAGAACCGGCTGGAGTTCTAGCTCAACCAGAATATAACGTAAGCCAAATACCATTTGGAAAGTTCATTAAGGTAAGCAATCAAGATTTGGCACCACCAGGGAAAGTAGAGGTAATTGAACAGTCTTGGATTGGATGCCCAGTAGGTGCGGTTGCATCTTGGGCTATATATGGAGCATTAGAAAAATGGGGAACCTTCATCTATTATAATCATACTTCAGATCCACTTGATACTGTGGCTCAAAATATACCAGGACTTATATTTGAGAACTTCAAACCTAATTCTACAGTAGAATTTCATGTTGTATATGTTTATAATGAGTATCTAAATGGAAGCGCTGTTCTCGACAATGGTACTTTCTTATCCGGATATCCAATATCGGAGAATCAATTAGTACCACAAGGAGAGAAGATACTTAACCAAAGCCTAAAAGAAACTTTGAACCAAACCGACTGGTACAATATTTCAAGTCTGTTTATAAAATACGAGACACAAGTGAAGGTTGAAGGGTATAATAATAGTTCTGCTTATATTGTAAAACCTCCTCATCTAAACTTTGGAATCATAATAACTGGACCTAACGGTACTTGGGTTGATGCTACTCCTTTAATTAGTCCTACATATCTAAGAGGAATGACAGTAAACGAAGTTTGGAGCCAATTAGATCATAACGGAGGTAATCTAACTGCGATAGTGAGCGCTGCCAATTATATAGAATTAGTTATAAATGAGGCTTCAGGCACAGGAGCACCCGTAGTTAGTTGCTTTTAA